The Candidatus Edwardsbacteria bacterium genomic interval CTTTGGCAGTCTGGCATGAACTTGAATTTCAGTTCCTGGGTCTTGGATTTCTCGATGCTGCTTATAAGCAGAACCTCGCATTTGTCCATCACCAGAGCTGTGGCAAAGGCCCGATGGGCCTCGGCGGTGATATTTTCTTCGGGAGTAGATAATATTTCTTTTATCGAATACCTCTCCATCCAGTGGCCGAACCCATCTTGTCCAACCCCCTCCCGGCACTGGCCCACCAGCACTATGGTCCCGCCCGGCTTTACGGCGCTTTCCAGGTTATTGAGCAACCTCTGCATTTGGTAGAGGTTGATGTCCAGCGGATATCCCCCGGCCGAGGCGATGATGCAGTCCGCCAATCCCTCATATTCAGCCGACCACAACTTGTGGCACAGATCTACTCCTGATTCCCAGGCCCTCTGCCAGTGCCCGGCAAATAGGCCGGCGATTTCATCTTCCGGGGTGGGTACTACGTTAATCAGAAAGTCAATTCTTGCCAGCGAAGCGGCTTCGGCCATTTCAAGGTGGATGGGATTATCCTTAAGCCGGCCAGGACCGTTCTTGCCCCGGGCGACCATGGCGTGGTTGGCGGCAATGGAGCTTCGTGAGGCGCAGCCCGGCATGACCGCCTTCCGGCCGCCGGAATAGCCCGCCAGGTAATGCGGAGTGATCTTGCCGGTGGCGATAATGAAATCGCTCTCCAACAAACGCTGATTCACCTCCACCTCACGGCCGTTTGTCAGCCGGCTTAGGGCGATGCAGTTTTGATCGCAGTTATGGGCATACAGGTTCAGCCGATCAAAGGCCTTTGGTCCATACAGGGCCTCCCGTTCCTCGCAGCTGGGCGCCCGGTGATTTCCGGTGGCGATAAGGAGATCGGCCCGATTGGATCCGATCCCGGCTTTCT includes:
- the larA gene encoding nickel-dependent lactate racemase is translated as MALLTRHIELAYGDTCLKIDMPEKNLLGILSVSGREAISGVTAALDKAMLKPIGSPPLWELLKKIKPQRPLIIASDHTRVVPHYPLILDRLLHEFQKAGIGSNRADLLIATGNHRAPSCEEREALYGPKAFDRLNLYAHNCDQNCIALSRLTNGREVEVNQRLLESDFIIATGKITPHYLAGYSGGRKAVMPGCASRSSIAANHAMVARGKNGPGRLKDNPIHLEMAEAASLARIDFLINVVPTPEDEIAGLFAGHWQRAWESGVDLCHKLWSAEYEGLADCIIASAGGYPLDINLYQMQRLLNNLESAVKPGGTIVLVGQCREGVGQDGFGHWMERYSIKEILSTPEENITAEAHRAFATALVMDKCEVLLISSIEKSKTQELKFKFMPDCQSALDYLKLKHGADFKCYLAPQANSIMLERRQP